The sequence CAGCGGGCTTGATGTATCATTTTGTTCCCCCCGATACAGCAGTTCGCTCTCCCGATAATCCGTTGCTGTTGGCTCCTGGGGTGTTGGCTGGCACTCCGGCCTATGCTACTGGCGGCTTTGTGGCTACCACTCGTTCGCCCTTGACAGGCAATTTGATTCATAGTTGGGCGGTTGGCGATTGGGGCGCGGCGCTCAAACGCGCTGGTTTTGATGCGGTTTGGGTGGTTGGTCAGGCAACTGCTTGGCTCTACGCCGTGATCGATAATGGCCAAGCTGAACTTTACCCCGCCAATCACCTCAATGGCCTTGATACCCAGCAAATTAACGATGCCCTGATGGCCGAGCACGGCGCTGATGCGCGAGTTTTGACGCTTGGTCAGGCTGGTGAAAAGATGCTGCCCTATGCGGCTTTGGTGGCCGAAGGTCGCTACTTGGCCGAGCCTGCTGGCACGGGCATGGTGATGGCCTTGAAACGGCTCAAAGCGATTGTGGTGCGCGGCACACGCATGGTCAAGCCTGCTGATACCGCCAACTTTCTCTCATCGTTTAAGCCAATTACCGAGCGCATCGACCGCGACCCATTGGCAACCGCGATTCGCGATTATGGCTCAAGCTACTATGTTGATTTGGCCGCCAACCACGGGGCGATCACCGGACGCAATGGCCAAGATCCTGAGCCAAGCGTGATGCCAACCACTGGCGATTATGCTGGCGAAATTTATGATCGTGGTTGCCCGCGCTGCCCACTGCCCTGCTACCATGATTTTGCTGCGACCAACCAGCCCCGCCCTGAAATTGAGGCGATTGTCGGGTTTGGGGCACGCTGCGGTTTGCAATCAGCAGCAGCAATTATCGAAGCCAACCAACGCTGCCTGCGCTATGGCCTTGATCCCAATGCAACCGCCAATGCAATTGCCTTTTTGATGGAATGTCGCCAGCGCGAATTGACCCGCCAATATGATTTGCAATGGGGCGATGAAGCGGCGATTTTGGCGGCGATCGATGCGATTGCCACCAAACAAGGCATTGGGGGCTTGCTCTCGTTGGGCGTATACGAGATGAGCCAAGTCTTTTATGGCAGCGATCAATTTGCCCCGCTGGCCAATAATTTGACGATCAGCCCACTTGACCCACGCGCTGCCCAAGGTTGGGCCTTGCACTTGGCGACCAGTTCAATTGGCGGCGATGCGCGAGGAGCCATGCCTTGGTACGAGTGGCTTGATACGATTCCCCAATGGCTCAAAGGCAACGACGACCATCAACCAAGCGTGGTCAATGGCAAGCCTGA comes from Chloroflexota bacterium and encodes:
- a CDS encoding aldehyde:ferredoxin oxidoreductase, which produces MAFIGRALRINLDTASTSTFDIPSPIRELYLGGRGLTAGLMYHFVPPDTAVRSPDNPLLLAPGVLAGTPAYATGGFVATTRSPLTGNLIHSWAVGDWGAALKRAGFDAVWVVGQATAWLYAVIDNGQAELYPANHLNGLDTQQINDALMAEHGADARVLTLGQAGEKMLPYAALVAEGRYLAEPAGTGMVMALKRLKAIVVRGTRMVKPADTANFLSSFKPITERIDRDPLATAIRDYGSSYYVDLAANHGAITGRNGQDPEPSVMPTTGDYAGEIYDRGCPRCPLPCYHDFAATNQPRPEIEAIVGFGARCGLQSAAAIIEANQRCLRYGLDPNATANAIAFLMECRQRELTRQYDLQWGDEAAILAAIDAIATKQGIGGLLSLGVYEMSQVFYGSDQFAPLANNLTISPLDPRAAQGWALHLATSSIGGDARGAMPWYEWLDTIPQWLKGNDDHQPSVVNGKPERLIWHERFVAGLDSAGICRRLAALAYQITPKELATILSADIGKSVSPTDLAKVGERIITVERLLALQWGHSDDLSTRWQQQPLTSGIAANQIPTLDTLLTKYYALHGWDSDGIPTNARLAELSIPEPDSRPWVTE